CATGCCGACCGGGGCGGTTAACAAGATCCAGCATCTTGAAGGTGGCATCATTTCCGAAATCATGGTGCGGGATGGTGACTTGGTCGAAAAAGACCAGGTTCTGATGCGGTTGAAACCCGAAGCATCACAGGCCGAACTGTCGCAGGCCGAAACCAGACTGGCCAGCCTGCGTCTTGAAGCCGAACGTTATCGCGCACTTGCCGAATCGCGCGATCCCGACTTCACCCTGCTGATGGACCAGTATCCGGAACTGGCAAAAAACCAGCAGGAAATCTATCGGATCAAAACCGACCTTGATAGCAGCCAGCGCGAAATCCTTGACGTTCAGATCAAGGAACGCAACGCCGAACTGGCCCAGCTCCAGCAGCAGGAAGGGACTTTGCGCCGTTCTGTCGAACTGCTTAACCAAGAAGTGACGATGCGCCGCTCGCTGTATGAACAGGGGCTGAACTCCAAGGTCCTGTTCCTCAATATCCAGCGTGAATTGAACGAAGCGCAGGGCAATCTTTCAAGTGTCATTGCGGAAATGGCGCGTGCGCGTGAAACCATCGCCGAAGCCAATCTGCGCCAGAACGAACTTCGAAACAGCCAGCGCGAGGAAGCGCTAAGTGAACTGGGGCGGCTTGGCGGTGAAATTGCCCAGGCCGATGAAGCGCTGCGCAAGCTTAAGGACCGTGTCGCGCGACTTGAAATCCGCGCCCCGTCCAAGGGTTATATCAAGGGGCTGCAATTTACCACGATCGGCGGGGTGATTGCCCCGGCACAGGTGGTCATGGAGCTGGTTCCGACCGATGATGCACTGGTCGCGGAAACCCGGATTTCGACCGAGGATATCGGTCATGTCCATCTTGGGCAGCCGGTGACTGTTAAAGTCAGTGCATTTGACTATATACGATATGGTAGTATCAGTGGTGAATTGGTATCGATATCGGCCTCTACTTTTGTTGATGAAGATGGACGACCGTATTATAAAGGACGGGTGGCACTTGATTCCGACCGGGTCGGTGAGGGTGCCCGCGCTCAGCCGATTATCCCTGGCATGACGGTTCAGGCCGACATCCAGACGGGTGAAAGGACATTGCTGCAATATCTGCTCAAGCCGGTTTATGTCTCGCTTGATCAGGCATTTAGCGAACGCTGAGTTTTCATAATGGTCCCGCTGGAAATGTTCATTTCATTTCTACTGCCTGGCCGCACGTTTCTCTGGTAAAACAGAGGATTCTATACTTTTGTATAGAAATGCGGATCAGGGATTCCCGTCCCGCATTTCTCGGAGAATGGGCTAGATGGCGGACGATCCTCGCGACGCAGAAGACACTCGCAACGAACTGGGCGGAAACCGGGCAGATACCGGTACCGGCGGTGATGATCTTATGCGTGATGATCGCAGTGGCGATGATCCGGACGAGCATGTCGAACTGCATGGTGATCAGAATGGCGATGGCGGCATTCCCAACGAACAGTTGGGCAGTGTTCATTATGGCAATCAGGTCAATAACCCGCAGGGCGAAGACCAACGCCAGTTCCGCCAGCGCAACGCGGGCGATCAACGGGCCGAGGAAACAACCCAGGCCGACGCCACGGAAAAACAGATAAAGGCCGAGGCCGAGCGGGTCGAGCTTGAAAACAATATCGATACGGTTGGCGAGGGCGCTGAAACTGCTGGTGGCAGCTCAGGAAACGACCCGGTTTCCCTGCGGTCAAACGATGCAGGTGGTGCTGATAACCCGCAACCGGTTTCAACACCCGATACGACCATTGTCCCCGGTGCCGGCGAAGGCGGTGGTGGCCGCTCCGGTCAAAATATTGAAACTGATTTTGCGCCCCGGTCCGCACCGGCATCAGAGGCTGCTGTTGCGGCGGCCGATGTCAGTGCTGCGGATTCCGACGAACTGGACGAGGTTCTGGAACTCGAAACCCGGAACGAGGTGCCAAAAGTCGCCGACGCACCAAGCCTTTCTGCCACGGATGTTGCCGGTGACGAAGACAGTGCGATCTCGCTTGATGTCTCTGCTGCTCTTCGTGACCTTGATGGCGGCGATGAAACCCTTTCGATCACGATTTCCGGCGTGCCTGATGGGGCGGTTTTATCGGCCGGCACGGATAACGGCGATGGCACATGGTCACTGACACCAGGCCAGCTTGCGGGCCTGACGATCACGCCCGCTGAGAACTACAATGGCAGCTTCGATCTTTCGGTGACCGCGACCAGCACCGAGGCCAATGGCAGCACATCATCGACAAGCACAAGCTTCACGGTCGATGTCGAAGCCGTTGCCGATGGTGCAACGCTTGATGTCCGCGATGCCGCCGGTGCCGAAGACAGTGCGATTGCACTCTCGATTGATACCGAACTGCTTGATGCGAACGAGGGCATCTCGATCACCATCTCAGGCGTGCCAGATGGCGCAACCCTGTCCGCCGGAACCGACAATGGTGACGGCACCTGGACCCTCGACGTCGCCGATCTCGACGGCTTGACAATCACACCGGGCGAAAATTTCAGCGGCAGCTTCGACCTGACCGTATCTGTCTCGACAACTGACGGCACCGATAGCGCAGTCGTTGTCGAAGAGATTACGGTTGATGTTGCGGGGATCGCAGACGCGCCGACATTGGATGTGTCGGATGCGAGCGGGTCCGAAGACAATGCGATTGCACTCGACATTGATGCGGGCCTGACGGACAGCTCCGAAGTTCTGAGTGTTACGATCAGTGGCGTGCCAGAAGGTGCGATCTTGTCTGCGGGTACAGATAACGGCGATGGCAGTTGGACTCTAAGTCCCGATCAGCTCGCAGGCCTGACGATTACCCCGTCGGATGATTTCTCCGGCAGCTTCGAGCTTGGTGTGACGGCAACGTCTGCCGATGGCGAAGATATCGCGACAACAACAGGCAGCATTACGGTTGATGTCGCAGGTGTTGCCGATAAGCCGACGTTGGATGTCTCTGACACCAGTGGTTCAGAAGATTCTGCCATTTCGCTTGATATTGATGCTGGTCTCACGGACTCCAGCGAAGTTCTCACCGTTACGATCAGCGGCGTGCCAGAAGGTGCGACGTTGTCTGCCGGTACCGACAATGGTGATTGTAGCTGGACTCTGAGTTCCGATCAGCTTGCAGGCCTGACGATCACGCCAGCAGATGATTTCTCCGGCAGCTTCGAGCTTGGTGTGACGGCAACGTCTGCCGATGGCGAAGATATCGCGACAACAACGGGCAGTATTACTGTTGATGTCGCAGGTGTCGCCGATGACCCGACGTTGGATGTTACGGATGCATCTGGCAACGAAGATTCTGCGATTGCACTCGACATTAATGCAGGCCTGACGGATTCCAGCGAAGTCCTGACGGTAACCATCTCTGGTGTTCCGGAAGGTGCCGCCTTGTCGGCAGGTACGGATAACGGCGATGGCAGCTGGACCTTGTCTGCGGCCGACCTGAACGGCCTGACGATCACACCAGCGGACGATTTCAGCGGATCGTTTGACCTGATGGTCACCGCGCAATCTGCGGATGGTGAAGATGTTGCGACCACAACAGGCAGCATTACGGTTGATGTTGCCGGTGTTGCCGATGCTCCGACGCTGGATGTCTCCGACGCCAGTGGTTTGGAAGATTCGGCCATTACGCTCGACATTGACGCAGGCCTGACGGACAGCTCCGAAGTTCTGAGTGTCACGATCAGCGGCGTACCAGAAGGCGCGACACTGTCTGCGGGCACCGATAACGGTGATGGCAGCTGGACGCTATCTGCTGCCGACCTGAATGGTCTGACGATTACACCAGCGGATGATTTTAGCGGATCGTTTGATCTGACAGTCACCGCGCAGTCGGCTGATGGCAGCGATATCGCCACCGCGACGGATACGATTACGGTTGGTGTCGCGGGTGTCGCCGATGCGCCGACTTTGGACGTCTCTGATGCCAGTGGTTCAGAAGATTCGGCGATTACGCTCGACATTGACGCAGGCCTGACGGACAGCGGTGAAGTTCTAACCGTTACGATCAGTGGCGTGCCAGAAGGTGCTGCCTTGTCGGCTGGTACGGACAACGGTGACGGGACCTGGACCTTGTCATCCGCCGACCTGAACGGTCTGACGATTACACCAGCAGATGATTTTAGCGGATCGTTTGATTTGACGGTGACGGCGCAGTCGGCTGATGGTGACGATGTTGCGACGAGCAGCGGCACGATCACTGTTGATGTTGCCGGTGTGGCAGATACGCCGACATTGGACGTTTCTGATGCCAGTGGTTCAGAAGATTCGGCGATTGCACTCGACATTGATGCAGGCCTGACGGACAGCGGTGAAGTTCTAACCGTTACGATCAGTGGTGTGCCAGAAGGTGCGGCCTTATCTGCCGGTACCGATAACGGTGATGGCAGCTGGACTCTAAGTCCCGATCAGCTTGCAGGCCTGACGATCACGCCAGCGGATGACTTCAGCGGGTCGTTTGATCTGACAGTCACCGCTCAATCTGCGGATGGCAGCGACATTGCGACAGCTACGGATACGATTACGGTTGATGTTGCCGGTGTCGCCGATACGCCGACGCTGGATGTCTCTGACACCAGTGGTTCAGAAGATTCTGCCATCGCGCTGGATATTGATGCTGGTCTCACGGACTCCAGCGAAGTTCTCACCGTTACGATCGGCGGCGTGCCAGAAGGTGCGACGTTGTCTGCCGGTACCGACAATGGTGATGGTAGCTGGACTCTGAGTTCCGATCAGCTTGCAGGCCTGACGATCACACCCGCGGATGATTTTAGCGGATCGTTTGACCTGACAGTCACCGCGCAATCTGCGGATGGCAGCGACATTGCGACAGCGACGGATACGATTACGGTTGACGTTACAGGTTTTGCGGACGCACCTACTTTGAACGTCTCTGACGCCAGTGGTTCAGAAGATTCTGCCATTTCGCTTGATATTGACGCGGGTCTGACGGATTCCAGCGAAGTGCTGACGGTGACCATCTCTGGTGTCCCGGAAGGGGCAACTTTGTCCGCGGGCACCGATAACGGTGACGGCACCTGGGCTCTTGGTTCCGATCAACTCGCAGGCCTGACGATCACGCCAGCAGATGATTTCTCCGGCAGCTTCGAGCTTGGTGTGACCGCAACGTCGGCAGATGGTTCTGATGTAGCAACCACGACCGGTTCAATCACGGTTGATGTTGCCGGTGTGGCCGATGCACCGACGCTGGAAGTATCGGATGCTTCGGGTTACGAAGACCGGCCAATTGCGCTTGATCTTGACGCTGTCCTGACAGACGCCAGTGAAGTTCTCTCTGTCACCATCTCCGGTTTTCCGGATGGCGCAAGGCTCTCTGCCGGTACGAACAATGGTGACGGCAGCTGGACGCTGAGCCCGGATCAACTTGATGGCCTCAGAGTCAGGCCGCCGTACAACTATAGTGGCGCGTTTGAGCTTGATGTAACGGCCCAGTCTGTGGACGGGTCGGATATTGCCACGACAAACGGCTCAATCACGGTTGATGTCGAAGGCGTCGCAGACCGACCGACGCTTGATGTGTCGGATGCGCAGGGTCTTGAGGATACAGCGATTGCGCTCGATATTGATGCCGCGCTGACAGATTCCAGCGAGGTGTTGAGCGTCACCGTAAGCGGTGTGCCCGATGGTGCGGAACTGTCTGCCGGGATCGACAATGGTGATGGCACATGGACGTTGGATGCCGATGAGCTTGCAGGACTGACGATCACACCACCGGAAAACTTCAGTGGCGCGTTTGATCTTAAGGTGGTCGCACGATCCACAGATGGCGATTCTGTTGCATCAACATCCGATCCGGTGCGTCTTCTGACGCGCAGCGGCAACAGCACAATTACCGTTGAGGTGACCGGTGTCGCGGATGCTCCGACACTCGAAGTAAGTGATGCGTCTGGCAACGAGGACAATGTTATTGCCCTCGATATTGATGCCGGTCTGACGGATTCCAGCGAAACTCTGACGGTCACGATCTCTGGTGTTCCCGATGGTGCAACCCTGTCTGCGGGCACCGACAACGGTGATGGCACCTGGACGCTGGGCTCTGATCAGCTTGATGGTTTGACGATCACCCCGGCGGATGACTTCAGCGGTTCGTTTGATCTGGGTGTGATGGCGACCTCTGCCGATGGTTCAGACGTTGCGACCACGACGGGTTCGATTACGGTTGATGTTGCCGGTGTTGCCGATGCTCCGACGCTCGGCGTCAGTGATGCCAGCGGCAACGAAGACAGTGCCATTGCTTTGAATATTGACGCTGGTTTGGCTGATTCCACTGAAACGCTGACAATTACGATTAGCGGGGTCCCAGAAGGTGCGACGCTGTCGGTAGGTACTGACAACGGTGACGGTACATGGACACTGACAAGTGATGAACTGGAAGGTATCAGCGTTACACCGCCGTCTGATTTCAGCGGTAGTTTTGACCTTGAAATTACTGCAAGTACGCAGGATGGCACCGATATCGCATCGGTTACAGATACCGTTATGGTGGACGTGGCCGGTGTGGCCGACGCGCCGACGCTTGATGTCAGTGACGCGTCTGGCAACGAGGACAATGGTATCGCCCTCGACATCGACGCCGCTCTTGCTGACAGCTCGGAGACTCTCACTGTCACCATTAGGGGCGTTCCGAATGGCGCGACCCTGTCGGCAGGGACCGATAATGGCGATGGGACCTGGACGCTGGGTTCGGATCAGCTTGACGGTCTGACGATTACGCCTGCGGATGACTTCAGTGGTTCGTTTGATCTTGATGTGACGGCGTCCTCTGCCGATGGTTCAGACGTTGCGACCACGACGGGTTCGATTACGGTTGATGTCGCTGGTGTTGCGGATGCGCCGACACTGGAAGTGTCTGACGCCTCTGGCGACGAAGACAGTGCGATTGCGCTCGATATTGACGCAGGCCTCACCGACAGCTCAGAAGTAATGACAGTGACCATCTCCGGTGTTCCGGATGGGGCAACCCTGTCTGCGGGCACCGATAACGGAGATGGCACCTGGACGTTGACCCCTGCACAGCTTGAAGCGCTTACGATCACACCATCGGAAAACTATTGGGGCAACTTTGAGCTGACCGTTACGGCCACATCGGTTGATGGTGAGGACAGTGCAAGCATCTCACAGGTGCTGCAGATCGAAGTGATTGACGATCCGAATGAGAGCGTGATTGGTACGACCGGTTCTGATGAAATCACGACCGCTGAAGGTAATGATTATGTAGAAGGCCTGAGCGGCAACGATATTATCAATTCCGGTACAGGTAATGATACCAACTATGGCGGCAGCGGCGATGACATTATTGATGCAGGCGAGGGTAATGATATCGTCTATGGCGGCAGCGGCCATGACATCATTGATGCCGGTCAGGGTAATGATACCGTCCATGGCGGCAGCGGACGTGACACGATCAGCGGCGGCGAGGGTGAGGATTATATCAATGCCGGTGGCTCGGATGACATTGTAACTGGCGGTGCCGGAGACGACACGATCTACGGTGGCAACGGTCGTGACACGATTTCGGGCGGCGACGGTAGTGATTACATCAATGCCGGAAATTCTGATGACATCGTGAATGGCGGTGCAGGTAACGACACCGTTATTGGCGGCGGCGGCAAGGATACCCTTGATGGGGGTGACGGCACGGATACGCTTTATGGCGGTAGTTCCAACGACACGCTGACAGGGTCGGGCGATGACAGGCTTTATGGCGAGGCTGGAAATGACGAGATCAATTACACCGTCGATCTGAGCGCAGAGGGAACCGGCATTGTCGATGGCGGTTCAAACACCGATACATTGAAGCTTTATCTGAATTCGGATCAGCTTTCAGGCGAGGGTGTTCTTGAAGCATTGCAGGACCTCAAAGCCCATGTCGAAAGCGGTGAGGGCGGCAGCCTGATGCTTGACGCACTCGGGGTCGAGGTCAGCAATATCGAGAATCTCGAAATTTATGTCGATGGTGCGTCCTATAACCCGGCGGCAGAGGCTCCGGCACTGGATGTCGCTGATGCCACGGGTGCCGAGGATGGCGGCGCGATTGCCCTTGATATTGATGCGTCGCTTGGCGACGCAACCGAAATCCTGAGCATCACCATTTCTGGTGTGCCCGAAGGTGCGATCCTGTCTGCCGGAACCGATAACGGAGACGGTAGTTGGACGCTTGAGGCCGCAGACCTTGAAGGTTTGACGATTACACCGGTCGATGATTACAGCGGTACATTCGATCTTACCGTTACGGCAACTTCAAGTGCTGGCGATGACAGTGCATCGACCAGTCAGGTCATCACTGTTGATGTCAGCGCAGTTGCAGATACACCGACTTTGACCGTGTCGGATGCATCGGGCAGCGAAGACAGCGCGATTGGTCTGGATGTCGATGCGGGGCTGACAGATACCAGCGAAACGATGACCATCACCATCAGCGGTGTTCCCGATGGGGCCAGCCTGTCGGCCGGGACCAGTAACGGTGATGGCAGCTGGACATTGAGTGCTAGTGATCTTGAAGGTCTGAGCATCACCCCGAGCGGTGATTACAGCGGCAGCTTTGATCTGACCGTCACGGTAACATCGCAGGACGGCAACGACACGGCATCGATCAGCGATACCATTACGGTTGCTGTCGCCGGTGTCGCGGACAAGCCAGCACTGGATGTATCAAATGTATCCGGCACCGAAGACAGTGCCATTGCGCTCGATATTGACGCAGGCCTGACAGATGCATCTGAACTCCTGACCGTCACGATCAGTGGCGTTCCGGAAGGTGCCGCCTTGTCGGCAGGTACCGATAACGGCGATGGCAGCTGGACCTTGTCGACGGCCGACCTGAACGGACTGACGATCACACCAGCGGATGATTTTAGCGGATCGTTCGATCTGACGGTGACCGCGCAGGCGGCTGATGGCAGCGATATCGCCACCGCGACGGATACGATTACGGTTGATGTCGCGGGTGTCGCCGATGCGCCGACTTTGGACGTCTCTGATGCCAGTGGTTCAGAAGATTCGGCCATTACGCTCGATATTGACGCAGGCCTGACGGACAGCTCCGAAGTTCTCACCGTTACGATTAGTGGTGTGCCAGAAGGTGCAACCTTGTCGGCTGGAACCAATAATGGTGATGGCAGCTGGACGCTGTCGGCGGCTGACCTGAACGGTCTGACGATCACACCAACGGATGATTTTAGCGGGTCGTTTGATCTGACAGTCACCGCGCAATCTGCGGATGGCAACGATATCGCCACCGCGACGGATACGATTACGGTTGATGTCGCCGGTGTCGCCGATACGCCGACGTTGGATGTCTCTGACACCAGTGGTTCAGAAGATTCGGCGATTGCGCTCGATATTGACGCAGGCCTGACGGACAGCTCCGAAGTTCTAACCGTTACGATCAACGGCGTGCCAGAGGGCGCGACCCTGTCAGCCGGTACCGATAACGGTGATGGCAGCTGGACTCTAAGTCCCGATCAGCTTGCAGGCCTGACGATTACCCCGTCGGATGATTTCTCCGGCAGCTTCGAGCTTGGTGTGACGGCAACGTCTGCCGATGGCGAAGATATCGCGACCACAACGGGCAGTATTACGGTTGATGTTGCTGGTGTTGCCGATGCGCCGACGCTGGAAGTCTCTGACACCAGTGGTTCGGAAGATTCGGCGATTGCACTCGACATTGATGCAGGCCTGACGGACAGCTCCGAAGTTCTGAGTGTCACGATCAGCGGCGTTCCGGAAGGTGCGACCCTGTCAGCCGGTACCGATAACGGTGATGGCAGCTGGACTCTAAGTCCCGCTCAGCTTGCAGGCCTGACGATTACCCCGTCGGATGATTTCTCCGGCAGCTTCGAGCTTGGTGTGACGGCAACGTCTGCCGATGGCGAAGATATCGCGACCACAACGGGCAGTATTACTGTTGATGTTGCAGGTGTGGCAGATACGCCGACATTGGAAGTTTCTGATGCCAGTGGTTCGGAAGATTCGGCGATTACGCTCGACATTGACGCAGGCCTGACGGACAGCGGTGAAGTTCTAACCGTTACGATCAGCGGCGTGCCTGAAGGTGCGACCTTGTCTGCCGGTGCCGATAACGGTGACGGCAGTTGGACACTGTCGGCGGCTGACCTGAACGGTCTGACGATCACACCAGCGGATGACTTCAGCGGATCGTTTGATCTGGCGGTCACCGCGCAATCTGCGGATGGTGACGATGTTGCGGCGAGCAGCGGCACGATCACTGTTGATGTTACGGGTGTCGCCGATGCGCCGACGTTGGATGTTACGGATGCATCTGGCAACGAAGATTCTGCGATTGCACTCGACATTGATGCAGGCCTGACGGACAGCTCCGAAGTTCTAACCGTTACGATCAACGGCGTACCAGAGGGCGCGACCCTGTCTGCCGGTACCGATAACGGTGACGGCACCTGGACTCTTGGTTCCGATCAGCTTGCAGGCCTGACGATCACGCCAGCTGATGATTTTAGCGGATCGTTTGATCTGATGGTGACGGCAACGTCTGCCGATGGCGAAGATATCGCGACCACAACAGGCAGCATTACGGTTGATGTTGCAGGTGTTGCCGATGCTCCGACGCTGGAAGTTTCGGATGCATCTGGTAACGAAGATTCTGCGATTGCACTCGACATTGATGCAGGTCTGACGGACAGCTCCGAAGTTCTGAGTGTTACGATCAG
The Thalassospira xiamenensis M-5 = DSM 17429 DNA segment above includes these coding regions:
- a CDS encoding HlyD family type I secretion periplasmic adaptor subunit, whose product is MSEAVQNTAIERFRQSRRMARYLSHAVLLEEGGISVFVRSAMVMLSVGFIALIAWAATTQIKETATTFGQVMPTGAVNKIQHLEGGIISEIMVRDGDLVEKDQVLMRLKPEASQAELSQAETRLASLRLEAERYRALAESRDPDFTLLMDQYPELAKNQQEIYRIKTDLDSSQREILDVQIKERNAELAQLQQQEGTLRRSVELLNQEVTMRRSLYEQGLNSKVLFLNIQRELNEAQGNLSSVIAEMARARETIAEANLRQNELRNSQREEALSELGRLGGEIAQADEALRKLKDRVARLEIRAPSKGYIKGLQFTTIGGVIAPAQVVMELVPTDDALVAETRISTEDIGHVHLGQPVTVKVSAFDYIRYGSISGELVSISASTFVDEDGRPYYKGRVALDSDRVGEGARAQPIIPGMTVQADIQTGERTLLQYLLKPVYVSLDQAFSER
- a CDS encoding Ig-like domain-containing protein — protein: MADDPRDAEDTRNELGGNRADTGTGGDDLMRDDRSGDDPDEHVELHGDQNGDGGIPNEQLGSVHYGNQVNNPQGEDQRQFRQRNAGDQRAEETTQADATEKQIKAEAERVELENNIDTVGEGAETAGGSSGNDPVSLRSNDAGGADNPQPVSTPDTTIVPGAGEGGGGRSGQNIETDFAPRSAPASEAAVAAADVSAADSDELDEVLELETRNEVPKVADAPSLSATDVAGDEDSAISLDVSAALRDLDGGDETLSITISGVPDGAVLSAGTDNGDGTWSLTPGQLAGLTITPAENYNGSFDLSVTATSTEANGSTSSTSTSFTVDVEAVADGATLDVRDAAGAEDSAIALSIDTELLDANEGISITISGVPDGATLSAGTDNGDGTWTLDVADLDGLTITPGENFSGSFDLTVSVSTTDGTDSAVVVEEITVDVAGIADAPTLDVSDASGSEDNAIALDIDAGLTDSSEVLSVTISGVPEGAILSAGTDNGDGSWTLSPDQLAGLTITPSDDFSGSFELGVTATSADGEDIATTTGSITVDVAGVADKPTLDVSDTSGSEDSAISLDIDAGLTDSSEVLTVTISGVPEGATLSAGTDNGDCSWTLSSDQLAGLTITPADDFSGSFELGVTATSADGEDIATTTGSITVDVAGVADDPTLDVTDASGNEDSAIALDINAGLTDSSEVLTVTISGVPEGAALSAGTDNGDGSWTLSAADLNGLTITPADDFSGSFDLMVTAQSADGEDVATTTGSITVDVAGVADAPTLDVSDASGLEDSAITLDIDAGLTDSSEVLSVTISGVPEGATLSAGTDNGDGSWTLSAADLNGLTITPADDFSGSFDLTVTAQSADGSDIATATDTITVGVAGVADAPTLDVSDASGSEDSAITLDIDAGLTDSGEVLTVTISGVPEGAALSAGTDNGDGTWTLSSADLNGLTITPADDFSGSFDLTVTAQSADGDDVATSSGTITVDVAGVADTPTLDVSDASGSEDSAIALDIDAGLTDSGEVLTVTISGVPEGAALSAGTDNGDGSWTLSPDQLAGLTITPADDFSGSFDLTVTAQSADGSDIATATDTITVDVAGVADTPTLDVSDTSGSEDSAIALDIDAGLTDSSEVLTVTIGGVPEGATLSAGTDNGDGSWTLSSDQLAGLTITPADDFSGSFDLTVTAQSADGSDIATATDTITVDVTGFADAPTLNVSDASGSEDSAISLDIDAGLTDSSEVLTVTISGVPEGATLSAGTDNGDGTWALGSDQLAGLTITPADDFSGSFELGVTATSADGSDVATTTGSITVDVAGVADAPTLEVSDASGYEDRPIALDLDAVLTDASEVLSVTISGFPDGARLSAGTNNGDGSWTLSPDQLDGLRVRPPYNYSGAFELDVTAQSVDGSDIATTNGSITVDVEGVADRPTLDVSDAQGLEDTAIALDIDAALTDSSEVLSVTVSGVPDGAELSAGIDNGDGTWTLDADELAGLTITPPENFSGAFDLKVVARSTDGDSVASTSDPVRLLTRSGNSTITVEVTGVADAPTLEVSDASGNEDNVIALDIDAGLTDSSETLTVTISGVPDGATLSAGTDNGDGTWTLGSDQLDGLTITPADDFSGSFDLGVMATSADGSDVATTTGSITVDVAGVADAPTLGVSDASGNEDSAIALNIDAGLADSTETLTITISGVPEGATLSVGTDNGDGTWTLTSDELEGISVTPPSDFSGSFDLEITASTQDGTDIASVTDTVMVDVAGVADAPTLDVSDASGNEDNGIALDIDAALADSSETLTVTIRGVPNGATLSAGTDNGDGTWTLGSDQLDGLTITPADDFSGSFDLDVTASSADGSDVATTTGSITVDVAGVADAPTLEVSDASGDEDSAIALDIDAGLTDSSEVMTVTISGVPDGATLSAGTDNGDGTWTLTPAQLEALTITPSENYWGNFELTVTATSVDGEDSASISQVLQIEVIDDPNESVIGTTGSDEITTAEGNDYVEGLSGNDIINSGTGNDTNYGGSGDDIIDAGEGNDIVYGGSGHDIIDAGQGNDTVHGGSGRDTISGGEGEDYINAGGSDDIVTGGAGDDTIYGGNGRDTISGGDGSDYINAGNSDDIVNGGAGNDTVIGGGGKDTLDGGDGTDTLYGGSSNDTLTGSGDDRLYGEAGNDEINYTVDLSAEGTGIVDGGSNTDTLKLYLNSDQLSGEGVLEALQDLKAHVESGEGGSLMLDALGVEVSNIENLEIYVDGASYNPAAEAPALDVADATGAEDGGAIALDIDASLGDATEILSITISGVPEGAILSAGTDNGDGSWTLEAADLEGLTITPVDDYSGTFDLTVTATSSAGDDSASTSQVITVDVSAVADTPTLTVSDASGSEDSAIGLDVDAGLTDTSETMTITISGVPDGASLSAGTSNGDGSWTLSASDLEGLSITPSGDYSGSFDLTVTVTSQDGNDTASISDTITVAVAGVADKPALDVSNVSGTEDSAIALDIDAGLTDASELLTVTISGVPEGAALSAGTDNGDGSWTLSTADLNGLTITPADDFSGSFDLTVTAQAADGSDIATATDTITVDVAGVADAPTLDVSDASGSEDSAITLDIDAGLTDSSEVLTVTISGVPEGATLSAGTNNGDGSWTLSAADLNGLTITPTDDFSGSFDLTVTAQSADGNDIATATDTITVDVAGVADTPTLDVSDTSGSEDSAIALDIDAGLTDSSEVLTVTINGVPEGATLSAGTDNGDGSWTLSPDQLAGLTITPSDDFSGSFELGVTATSADGEDIATTTGSITVDVAGVADAPTLEVSDTSGSEDSAIALDIDAGLTDSSEVLSVTISGVPEGATLSAGTDNGDGSWTLSPAQLAGLTITPSDDFSGSFELGVTATSADGEDIATTTGSITVDVAGVADTPTLEVSDASGSEDSAITLDIDAGLTDSGEVLTVTISGVPEGATLSAGADNGDGSWTLSAADLNGLTITPADDFSGSFDLAVTAQSADGDDVAASSGTITVDVTGVADAPTLDVTDASGNEDSAIALDIDAGLTDSSEVLTVTINGVPEGATLSAGTDNGDGTWTLGSDQLAGLTITPADDFSGSFDLMVTATSADGEDIATTTGSITVDVAGVADAPTLEVSDASGNEDSAIALDIDAGLTDSSEVLSVTISGVPEGATLSAGTDNGDGSWTLSAADLNGLTITPAGDFSGSFDLAVTAQSADGNDIATTTGSITVDVAGVADTPTLEVSDASGNEDSAITLDIDAGLTDSSEVLSVTISGVPEGATLSAGTDNGDGSWTLSAADLNGLTITPADDFSGSFDLTVTTQSADGDDVATSSGTITVDVTGVADAPTLGVSDASGSEDSAIALDIDAGLTDSSEVLTVTINGVPEGATLSAGTDNGDGSWTLSPDQLAGLTIKPADDFSGSFELGVTATSADGSDVATTTGSITVDVAGVADAPTLDVSDTSGSEDSAITLDIDAGLTDSSEVLTVTISGVPEGAALSAGTDNGDGTWTLSAADLNGLTITPADDFSGSFDLAVTAQSADGSDIATTTGSITVDVAGVADAPTLDLSDASGDEGNAVALDIDAGLTDSSETLTIIISGVPGGATLSAGTDNGNGTWTLSPAQLSGLSLTPASDYFGTFELTVSAQSRDGSDTATTTAILLVTIEEEAADPNETRWGSEASEMFQTGSGNDTIGAGGGHDTIWTNAGNDTIWAGNGNDVIYAGDGDDSITGDGGNDYINAGGGNDIVHGGEGTNTIYAGEGNDYVTGGSGDDKIHASGGDNIVYANEGTNTVQTGEGNDTIYTGSGRDTIVGGDGNNIVNAGEGDNRIWTGTGNDTIRVGSDDDYIDAGDGDNTITGGEGRNTILGGSGDDSITTGSGKDTVASGDGNDRIDVGGGDNTVWGEGGNDSIHGGYGDDTFLGGDGNDILNADGGSNYFDGGSGNDTLTTGWGRDTLYGGSGDDTIDGGGDKDRLYGDDGNDTLIGGAGKDTLSGGAGNDMLLGGDDDDTLIGGTGDDQLYGGGGSDLFIFNMGDGADHVDGGANGWTTDTIELHSANGGNIDSSDWTLVLDEGSITKSKHNYMELSTDSSGTIVFSDGTELTFSNVERIEW